Proteins encoded together in one Capricornis sumatraensis isolate serow.1 chromosome 3, serow.2, whole genome shotgun sequence window:
- the LOC138075641 gene encoding zinc finger protein 892-like, whose protein sequence is MLERQQGNQKKDLRQVIIKHKRNPMEDCTEIRESSNPIKHQKIYSVKKPWKCSECGKSFSYYSAFILHQRIHTGEKPYVCTECGKAFTRSSSLIQHQRIHTGEKPYECNECRKAFSHRSALIQHHIIHTGEKPYECNECGKAFNQSTYLIQHHRIHTGEKPYKCKECGKAFNDTSSLIKHQRVHTGEKPYGCKECGKAFSDSSSLTKHLRTHTGEKPYKCNDCDKAFSQSSSLIQHQKIHAGEKHYK, encoded by the exons ATGTTAGAAAGGCAGCAAGGAAATCAGAAGAAAGATTTAAGGCAAGTCATAATTAAGCACAAGAGAAATCCTATGGAGGATTGTACTGAAATCAGGGAAAGTTCAAACCCAATTAAACATCAGAAGATTTACTCAGTGAAAAAGCCTTGGAAGTGCAGTGAGTGTGGCAAGTCCTTCAGCTACTACTCAGCTTTTATCCTACATCAGAGGattcacacaggagagaaaccctatgtATGTACTGAATGTGGAAAGGCCTTCACCCGGAGCTCATCCCTTATCCAGCATCAGAGaatccacactggagagaaaccttacgaGTGTAACGAATGCAGGAAAGCTTTCAGTCACCGTTCAGCCCTTATTCAGCATCATATCATTCATACCGGAGAAAAGCCCTATGAGTGCAAtgaatgtgggaaggccttcaaCCAAAGCACGTACCTCATCCAGCACCACAGAatacacactggagagaaaccctataaaTGTAAGGAGTGTGGGAAAGCTTTCAATGACACCTCCTCCCTTATTAAACATCAGAGGGTCcatactggagaaaaaccctATGGGTGTAAAGAGTGTGGGAAGGCCTTTAGTGACAG CTCATCCCTGACGAAGCATCTAAgaactcacactggagagaaaccatataaatgcaATGATTGTGACAAAGCCTTTAGCCAGAGTTCTTCTCTTATTCAACACCAGAAAATTCATGCAGGAGAAAAACactacaaataa